From Vreelandella neptunia, the proteins below share one genomic window:
- the prpB gene encoding methylisocitrate lyase: protein MSQMTPGARFRAALEANRPLPILGTINAYTALMADKVGHQAIYLSGGGVANASFGLPDLGMTTMNDVVEDAHRICGATELPLLVDIDTGWGGAFNIARTVKEMQRAGVAAVHMEDQVAQKRCGHRPNKAIVSQQEMVDRIKAAADAKIDPDFYLIARTDAFQKEGLDAAIERANACVEAGADAIFAEAVHTLDDYKAFCERVNAPILANITEFGATPLFTQTELGDVGCRMVLYPLSAFRAMNAAALQVYQSILDNGHQKDVVPIMQTRDELYDFLNYHDFEQKLDALFAEKGDDQ from the coding sequence ATGTCCCAGATGACTCCCGGCGCCCGGTTTCGAGCCGCGCTTGAGGCTAACCGCCCGCTGCCGATCTTAGGTACCATTAATGCCTACACAGCGCTAATGGCCGACAAGGTTGGCCACCAAGCCATTTATCTCTCTGGTGGCGGCGTCGCCAACGCCTCTTTCGGCTTGCCGGATCTGGGCATGACGACCATGAATGACGTGGTGGAAGATGCCCACCGTATCTGCGGCGCTACCGAGCTGCCACTGCTGGTGGATATCGATACCGGTTGGGGCGGTGCCTTCAATATTGCACGCACAGTAAAAGAAATGCAGCGCGCTGGCGTGGCCGCGGTACATATGGAAGACCAGGTGGCCCAAAAGCGCTGTGGCCACCGCCCCAATAAAGCAATTGTCTCTCAGCAGGAGATGGTCGACCGCATTAAAGCTGCCGCCGATGCCAAGATCGACCCCGACTTCTATTTGATTGCCCGCACCGATGCGTTTCAAAAAGAAGGACTCGATGCGGCCATTGAGCGGGCAAACGCCTGCGTGGAAGCAGGGGCAGATGCCATCTTCGCAGAAGCGGTTCATACCCTGGATGATTACAAAGCCTTCTGTGAACGGGTCAATGCGCCCATTTTGGCTAACATCACCGAGTTCGGCGCTACTCCGCTATTTACGCAAACGGAACTTGGTGACGTTGGCTGCCGCATGGTGCTTTACCCGCTCTCGGCCTTCCGCGCTATGAACGCTGCGGCACTGCAGGTCTATCAAAGCATCCTCGACAACGGCCATCAAAAAGACGTCGTGCCTATCATGCAGACACGCGACGAACTCTACGACTTTCTGAACTACCACGATTTTGAGCAGAAGCTGGATGCTTTGTTTGCCGAGAAAGGTGATGACCAGTAA
- a CDS encoding GntR family transcriptional regulator has protein sequence MSLPISSYSDASPHEMATPEVRTLAERVFHQLQDAIVRGELAPGSKITEPGLSKTYGISRGPLREAMRRLEAHRLIERVPHVGARVVKLSMKELLELFDLREALESMAARLAAEHMSPAEVQGLRDVLALHEGQADLKRGEAYYQREGDLDFHYCIVQGSHNKMLMNLLCDDLYYLVRLYRTQFSASGTRPQRAFVEHHRIVDAIEAGDAELAELLMRRHVSASRANVADRYAAALEQSASTSQS, from the coding sequence ATGAGCTTACCCATTTCTTCTTATTCCGACGCCTCGCCGCATGAAATGGCAACCCCTGAAGTACGCACGCTCGCCGAGCGGGTATTTCATCAGTTGCAAGATGCCATCGTACGCGGCGAGCTTGCTCCCGGCAGTAAGATTACCGAGCCGGGGCTATCTAAAACCTATGGTATCTCCCGAGGGCCGTTGCGCGAGGCGATGCGGCGCCTGGAAGCCCACCGCCTCATCGAGCGCGTTCCTCATGTGGGTGCCCGGGTGGTTAAGCTCTCGATGAAGGAGCTTTTAGAGCTGTTTGACCTGCGTGAAGCCCTGGAAAGTATGGCGGCGCGCTTGGCGGCTGAGCATATGTCACCGGCAGAGGTTCAGGGTTTGCGGGATGTGCTGGCGCTGCACGAAGGCCAAGCCGATTTAAAGCGCGGCGAAGCTTACTACCAGCGCGAAGGTGATCTCGATTTTCACTACTGCATCGTTCAGGGCAGCCATAACAAGATGCTAATGAACCTGCTCTGCGACGACCTTTACTACCTTGTGCGCCTTTATCGCACTCAGTTCAGTGCCAGCGGCACGCGACCGCAGCGCGCCTTTGTGGAGCACCATCGCATTGTTGATGCCATTGAAGCCGGTGATGCGGAGCTGGCCGAGCTGCTCATGCGCCGCCATGTCAGCGCCTCTCGCGCCAATGTGGCGGATCGCTATGCAGCGGCCTTAGAACAGTCAGCATCTACATCACAAAGCTAA
- the acnD gene encoding Fe/S-dependent 2-methylisocitrate dehydratase AcnD — MNTQYRKPLPGTALEFFDAREAVEDIQPGAYAQLPYTSRVLAEQLVRRCDPELLTDALKQLIERKSDLDFPWYPARVVCHDILGQTALVDLAGLRDAIAEKGGDPAKVNPVVPTQLIVDHSLAVEHAGSEEGAFEKNRAIEDRRNDDRFHFINWTKTAFENVDVIPPGNGIMHQINLEKMSPVVQNRDGIAYPDTCVGTDSHTPMVDALGVISVGVGGLEAESVMLGRASMMRLPDIVGVELTGKLQPGITGTDMVLAITEFLRKERVVGAYLEFYGEGADALTVGDRATISNMTPEYGATAAMFYIDGQTIDYLKITGREDEQVALVETYAKHTGLWADSLTEVEYERVLTFDLSSVKRTLAGPSNPHAHLPTSELAQRGIAVGLEAAQAEEKAGKMPDGAVIIAAITSCTNTSNPRNMVAAGLIARNANRLGLLRKPWVKSSLAPGSKTVKMYLEEAGLMSELENLGFGVVAYACTTCNGMSGALDPKIQQEIIERDLYATAVLSGNRNFDGRIHPHAQQAFLASPPLVVAYAIAGTIRFDIEKDVLGVDQAGNPVTLKDIWPADEEIDAIVKSSVKPEQFRQTYIPMFDLDKSARAQVSPLYDWRPQSTYIRRPPYWEGNMAKVRTLKGMRPLAILPDNITTDHLSPSNAIQLNSAAGEYLAKMGLPEEDFNSYATHRGDHLTAQRATFANPKLFNEMVRDADGNVKQGSLARVEPEGQVTRMWEAIETYMARKQPLIIIAGADYGQGSSRDWAAKGVALAGVEAIAAEGFERIHRTNLIGMGVMPLEFEPGTTRMTLGLDGTETFDVEGTVSPGAMLTLVIHRQNGDSEQVAVKCRLDTAEEVSIYTAGGVLQRFAQDFLESTAA; from the coding sequence ATGAATACCCAATACCGTAAACCCCTGCCTGGCACAGCGCTTGAGTTTTTTGATGCTCGCGAGGCGGTGGAAGATATTCAGCCCGGAGCCTATGCGCAGCTGCCCTATACCTCACGTGTGCTGGCGGAGCAGTTGGTGCGCCGCTGCGATCCTGAACTGCTTACCGATGCGCTAAAACAGCTGATCGAGCGCAAGAGTGACCTGGATTTCCCTTGGTACCCCGCGCGCGTGGTCTGCCACGATATTCTCGGCCAGACCGCACTGGTGGACTTAGCCGGGCTGCGTGACGCCATCGCTGAAAAGGGCGGCGACCCCGCCAAGGTCAATCCTGTAGTGCCTACCCAGCTAATCGTTGACCACTCGCTGGCGGTGGAGCACGCAGGGTCGGAAGAGGGCGCCTTCGAGAAAAACCGCGCCATTGAAGACCGCCGCAACGATGACCGCTTCCACTTTATTAACTGGACTAAAACGGCCTTTGAAAACGTTGATGTGATTCCCCCGGGCAACGGCATCATGCACCAGATCAATCTGGAGAAGATGTCGCCAGTGGTACAGAACCGCGACGGCATTGCCTACCCGGATACCTGTGTGGGTACCGATAGCCATACACCCATGGTCGATGCCCTGGGCGTTATCTCCGTAGGTGTGGGTGGCTTGGAAGCTGAAAGCGTCATGCTGGGCCGTGCCTCCATGATGCGCCTGCCGGATATCGTCGGCGTGGAGCTGACCGGCAAGCTGCAACCTGGCATTACCGGTACCGATATGGTGCTGGCGATTACCGAGTTTCTGCGTAAAGAGCGCGTCGTCGGCGCGTATTTAGAGTTTTACGGCGAAGGCGCCGATGCCCTAACGGTCGGCGATCGCGCCACTATTTCCAATATGACCCCCGAGTACGGCGCGACCGCGGCGATGTTCTACATCGATGGCCAAACTATCGATTACCTGAAAATTACCGGCCGTGAAGATGAACAGGTTGCACTGGTTGAAACCTACGCCAAGCACACCGGCCTGTGGGCGGATAGCTTGACCGAGGTTGAGTATGAGCGAGTGCTAACCTTTGACCTCTCATCGGTGAAACGCACTCTGGCGGGGCCTTCCAATCCCCACGCTCATTTGCCTACTTCAGAACTGGCACAGCGCGGCATTGCGGTAGGGCTTGAGGCAGCACAGGCGGAAGAGAAAGCGGGCAAAATGCCCGATGGCGCGGTTATCATCGCCGCCATCACCAGCTGCACCAATACCTCTAACCCACGTAATATGGTTGCCGCCGGGCTAATTGCCCGTAACGCCAATCGGCTGGGTCTGCTGCGTAAGCCGTGGGTGAAGTCGTCGCTGGCGCCGGGCTCGAAAACCGTCAAGATGTACCTGGAAGAAGCCGGTTTGATGAGCGAACTGGAAAATCTTGGCTTCGGGGTGGTGGCCTACGCCTGTACTACCTGCAACGGTATGTCCGGGGCGCTGGATCCAAAAATTCAGCAGGAGATTATTGAGCGGGATCTCTATGCGACCGCCGTGCTTTCTGGCAACCGCAACTTCGATGGGCGCATTCACCCCCACGCCCAGCAGGCGTTTTTGGCGTCACCGCCCCTGGTGGTCGCCTACGCCATTGCGGGCACGATTCGCTTTGATATCGAAAAAGACGTCCTGGGCGTGGATCAGGCGGGCAACCCAGTCACCTTGAAAGATATCTGGCCAGCGGATGAAGAGATCGACGCGATCGTCAAATCATCGGTGAAGCCGGAGCAGTTCCGTCAGACCTATATCCCCATGTTCGATCTGGATAAGAGCGCCCGCGCCCAGGTCAGCCCGCTGTATGACTGGCGGCCCCAGAGCACCTATATCCGCCGGCCGCCTTATTGGGAGGGCAATATGGCGAAAGTACGCACCCTCAAAGGCATGCGGCCGCTGGCGATCCTGCCGGACAATATCACTACCGACCACCTGTCGCCTTCCAACGCTATTCAGTTGAACAGCGCAGCGGGCGAATACTTGGCCAAAATGGGCCTGCCTGAAGAGGACTTTAACTCCTACGCCACCCACCGCGGTGACCACCTAACTGCTCAGCGGGCCACCTTCGCCAACCCGAAATTGTTCAACGAGATGGTGCGCGATGCCGACGGCAACGTTAAACAGGGCTCGCTGGCGCGGGTAGAGCCGGAAGGCCAAGTCACCCGCATGTGGGAGGCGATTGAAACCTATATGGCTCGCAAGCAGCCGCTGATCATTATTGCCGGGGCGGATTACGGCCAGGGCTCCTCGCGTGATTGGGCGGCTAAAGGCGTGGCGCTGGCGGGGGTGGAAGCGATTGCCGCCGAAGGCTTTGAGCGTATCCACCGCACCAACCTGATCGGTATGGGGGTGATGCCGCTGGAGTTTGAGCCTGGGACTACGCGTATGACACTGGGCCTGGACGGCACTGAAACCTTTGATGTCGAAGGCACCGTTTCGCCAGGGGCGATGCTCACCCTGGTGATCCACCGCCAAAACGGTGACAGCGAGCAGGTTGCGGTGAAGTGCCGTTTGGACACCGCCGAGGAGGTGTCGATTTACACCGCCGGTGGTGTACTGCAGCGCTTTGCCCAAGACTTTCTTGAGTCCACGGCGGCTTAA
- the pabB gene encoding aminodeoxychorismate synthase component I, with translation MNQALTITALPYSPDPLGIFACLRARPGAVLLDSGRPIATGRFDIISSDPLATLEVAHHGEASMASDQLSPPAHITSDAFALQQWLLDQLDIPNETSELPFLGGLIGYWGYDLGRKALSIKSTQASPVTLPQARLGLYDWCITLDHMAQQAWLIATPQRREQVESWLIQAPAPTCAFTLTNSFKAELSHDQYVARFNAVQRYIRAGDCYQINLAQRFYADYQGDEWQAYLQLRKATPTPYSGFMAWGDKAVLSLSPERFIQCRNGEVETRPIKGTRPRGATPEEDQVLAEQLLSSTKDRAENVMIVDLLRNDLGRVCQPGSIRVPQLCRLESYPNVHHLVSVVQGTLAGNYTPLALLKAAFPGGSITGAPKIRAMQIIDELEPCQRSVYCGSLGYVDVRGSMDTSIAIRTMVAEAGRLHVWGGGGLVADSKADEEYTETLDKIRHLIGALE, from the coding sequence ATGAACCAGGCGTTGACGATCACTGCCCTGCCCTATTCACCCGACCCACTGGGAATATTTGCCTGCCTACGTGCCAGGCCCGGTGCGGTGCTGCTCGATAGTGGCCGCCCTATCGCCACCGGTCGCTTTGATATTATCAGCAGCGACCCGCTTGCCACGCTTGAAGTGGCTCATCATGGCGAAGCAAGCATGGCATCAGATCAGCTTAGCCCACCGGCGCACATAACTAGCGATGCGTTTGCCCTGCAGCAGTGGCTACTGGATCAACTGGATATTCCTAATGAAACCAGTGAACTCCCTTTTCTAGGCGGGCTAATAGGTTACTGGGGCTACGATTTAGGGCGTAAAGCCTTATCGATCAAGAGTACTCAGGCAAGCCCTGTCACGTTACCGCAAGCCCGTTTGGGACTTTACGACTGGTGTATCACCCTGGATCACATGGCCCAGCAGGCGTGGTTGATCGCCACCCCGCAGCGCCGTGAGCAGGTGGAAAGCTGGCTTATCCAGGCGCCAGCGCCGACTTGCGCGTTTACATTGACGAATAGCTTTAAAGCAGAACTCAGCCATGACCAATACGTCGCACGCTTTAACGCTGTGCAGCGCTATATTCGCGCGGGTGACTGCTATCAGATCAACCTGGCTCAGCGCTTTTATGCCGACTACCAGGGGGATGAGTGGCAGGCGTACCTACAGTTACGCAAAGCGACCCCCACGCCCTATTCAGGTTTTATGGCCTGGGGCGATAAGGCCGTGCTGTCACTTTCCCCCGAACGGTTTATTCAGTGCCGCAACGGCGAGGTGGAAACACGGCCAATTAAAGGTACCCGCCCGCGAGGCGCGACGCCTGAAGAGGATCAGGTGCTGGCGGAACAGCTATTGAGCAGCACTAAAGATCGCGCTGAAAATGTGATGATCGTTGACCTGCTGCGCAATGACCTGGGTCGTGTCTGCCAGCCCGGCTCCATTCGCGTTCCGCAGCTATGCCGCCTAGAGAGCTATCCTAACGTGCACCACTTAGTCAGCGTGGTGCAAGGAACGCTGGCCGGCAACTACACCCCTCTGGCACTGCTTAAGGCGGCCTTTCCCGGCGGCTCAATTACCGGCGCCCCAAAAATTCGCGCGATGCAGATCATCGATGAACTAGAACCCTGCCAGCGCAGTGTTTATTGTGGCAGCCTTGGCTATGTCGATGTGCGCGGCAGCATGGATACCTCCATCGCTATTCGCACCATGGTAGCCGAGGCGGGAAGACTGCATGTATGGGGCGGCGGGGGTCTAGTTGCAGACTCGAAAGCGGACGAAGAGTACACGGAGACACTGGATAAAATTCGTCACCTTATAGGCGCTTTGGAATAA
- the prpC gene encoding bifunctional 2-methylcitrate synthase/citrate synthase has protein sequence MADKPVTGAGLRGQSAGSTALCTVGKTGSGLTYRGFDIKELAEKAKFEEVAYLLLKGKLPNQAELDHYIAKLKSLRGLPDALKTVLEQIPKDAHPMDVMRTGTSMLGNLETEENFDQQQDVADRLLAVLPSIICYWYRFTHDGVRIDTETDDDSVGGHFLNMLRGEPASELHARVMNVSLILYAEHEFNASTFTARVCASTLSDMHSCVTGAIGSLRGPLHGGANEAAMAMIEDWQSPEEAESKIMGMLERKDKIMGFGHAIYRESDPRNAIIKHWSKKLSDDVGDKVLYPVSERVEEVMWREKKLFCNADFFHASAYHFMDIPTKLFTPIFVMSRLTGWAAHVFEQRANNRIIRPSADYTGPEKSEWVPIEARD, from the coding sequence ATGGCTGATAAACCCGTGACAGGCGCAGGGCTGCGTGGCCAGAGCGCTGGTTCTACCGCGCTATGCACAGTAGGCAAAACCGGTTCAGGCCTGACCTACCGTGGCTTTGATATCAAAGAGCTGGCCGAAAAAGCCAAATTCGAAGAAGTGGCTTACCTGCTGTTAAAAGGCAAACTGCCCAATCAAGCCGAGCTGGATCACTACATCGCCAAGCTGAAAAGCCTGCGTGGCCTACCCGATGCACTGAAAACAGTGCTCGAGCAGATTCCCAAAGACGCCCACCCCATGGATGTAATGCGCACCGGCACCTCAATGCTGGGCAATCTGGAAACCGAGGAGAATTTTGATCAGCAGCAAGACGTTGCGGATCGGCTGCTGGCGGTGCTGCCCTCGATTATTTGCTACTGGTACCGCTTCACCCACGACGGCGTGCGCATTGATACCGAGACCGATGACGACTCGGTAGGCGGCCATTTCCTTAACATGCTACGCGGCGAGCCCGCCTCAGAGCTGCATGCGCGGGTCATGAACGTATCGCTGATTCTCTACGCTGAGCATGAGTTTAACGCCTCTACCTTTACTGCCAGGGTCTGCGCCTCAACGCTTTCCGATATGCACTCCTGCGTGACCGGTGCGATTGGTTCGCTGCGCGGCCCCCTGCATGGCGGTGCCAACGAAGCGGCCATGGCGATGATCGAGGATTGGCAGTCGCCAGAAGAAGCAGAAAGCAAGATCATGGGCATGCTGGAGCGTAAGGATAAAATCATGGGCTTTGGTCATGCGATTTATCGCGAGTCCGACCCGCGCAACGCGATTATCAAGCACTGGTCCAAGAAGCTCTCTGATGATGTGGGTGATAAGGTGCTTTACCCGGTTTCTGAACGGGTCGAAGAGGTCATGTGGCGTGAGAAGAAGCTGTTCTGTAACGCAGACTTCTTCCATGCCAGCGCTTATCACTTTATGGATATACCCACCAAGCTGTTTACGCCGATTTTTGTGATGTCACGGCTGACTGGCTGGGCGGCGCACGTATTTGAGCAGCGCGCCAATAACCGCATTATTCGCCCTAGCGCCGATTACACTGGCCCTGAGAAGAGCGAGTGGGTGCCGATAGAAGCGCGAGACTGA
- the trxA gene encoding thioredoxin has translation MANNVDVTNANFEQEVLNAEQPVLMKFWAPWCGPCKVMAPVVDEVAAERQESLKVVSVNVDDAPEIAAEQGVRGVPTVMLFKSGTKVASLVGAQSKSQLTQFIEQNA, from the coding sequence ATGGCTAATAATGTTGATGTCACCAACGCCAATTTTGAGCAAGAAGTCCTCAACGCTGAACAGCCTGTGCTAATGAAATTCTGGGCGCCGTGGTGTGGCCCGTGCAAAGTGATGGCCCCGGTCGTTGATGAAGTGGCTGCAGAACGTCAGGAGAGCCTGAAAGTCGTTAGTGTCAATGTAGACGACGCACCTGAAATTGCTGCCGAACAAGGCGTGCGCGGCGTACCTACCGTCATGCTGTTTAAATCCGGCACCAAAGTCGCTTCACTGGTTGGCGCGCAATCTAAATCACAACTGACCCAGTTCATCGAACAAAACGCTTGA
- a CDS encoding phosphoadenosine phosphosulfate reductase family protein, whose product MSSELEAINRDFANNPQGLVEWALAQGARPICTTNFRPFEAVILHMVSQVRPDIPIVWMDSGYNTEATYQFADEVIKQLNLNIVSFVPRRTRAHREALEGPMPDIDDPRHAAFTQEVKIEPFERALREMQPDVWFTALRAEDTPERAKMQPVSRNSDGLLKVAPLLQWSAKDMYQYLQAHNLPNNFDYFDPTKVEEKRECGLHLQH is encoded by the coding sequence ATGTCCTCAGAGCTTGAAGCGATTAACAGAGATTTCGCAAATAACCCTCAAGGGTTAGTTGAGTGGGCGCTGGCCCAGGGTGCACGGCCTATTTGCACCACCAACTTTCGCCCCTTTGAGGCAGTGATTCTGCATATGGTTAGCCAGGTGCGTCCGGATATTCCCATCGTGTGGATGGACAGCGGCTACAACACCGAGGCAACTTATCAATTCGCTGACGAGGTGATAAAGCAACTCAACCTAAACATTGTGAGCTTTGTGCCCCGGCGCACACGCGCTCACCGTGAAGCGCTGGAAGGCCCCATGCCTGATATCGATGACCCGCGCCACGCGGCCTTTACTCAGGAAGTCAAAATTGAGCCCTTCGAACGCGCACTGCGTGAAATGCAGCCCGACGTATGGTTCACAGCACTGCGTGCTGAAGACACCCCCGAGCGCGCAAAAATGCAGCCGGTTAGCCGCAACAGCGATGGCCTATTGAAAGTCGCCCCGCTGCTGCAGTGGAGCGCCAAAGATATGTACCAGTATCTACAGGCGCATAATCTACCCAACAACTTCGACTACTTCGACCCTACCAAGGTGGAAGAGAAGCGCGAGTGCGGGCTGCATTTACAGCACTAA
- the cysB gene encoding HTH-type transcriptional regulator CysB, whose amino-acid sequence MKLQQLRYIWEVNRHNLNVSATAQNLFTSQPGISKQIRLLEDELGVEIFARSGKHLTRVTPAGQSIIDLAGQVLRLTENIKQVAQEHSDERRGSLAIATTHTQARYALPPIISEFTLKYPDVALHMQQGTPKQIAQMVSEGQADFAIATESLELFTDLVLLPCYRWNRCVLVPKGHPLATHQGPLTLEALGEHPLVTYVFGFTGRSQLDDAFKAKGLTPNVVLTAADADVIKTYVRLGMGVGIVAHMAVDEALDEDLVALDASHLFASSTTKIGIRRGTFMRGYMYDFLERFAPHLTRDRVDEALTAGPRHEQSLFDDLNLPEY is encoded by the coding sequence ATGAAGCTACAACAGCTACGCTATATCTGGGAAGTCAATCGACATAACCTGAACGTCTCGGCCACAGCACAGAATTTATTTACCTCACAGCCGGGTATCTCCAAGCAGATTCGTTTGTTAGAAGATGAGCTTGGCGTCGAGATTTTTGCACGCAGCGGCAAGCACCTGACACGAGTGACGCCTGCTGGGCAGTCGATTATCGACCTGGCCGGGCAGGTACTACGCCTCACCGAAAACATCAAGCAGGTGGCCCAGGAGCATAGCGATGAGCGCCGCGGCAGCCTGGCCATTGCCACGACCCATACCCAGGCTCGCTACGCGCTGCCCCCCATTATCAGCGAATTCACCCTGAAATACCCCGATGTTGCCCTACATATGCAGCAGGGTACGCCCAAGCAGATCGCACAGATGGTCAGTGAAGGGCAGGCCGATTTCGCCATCGCGACCGAGTCGTTAGAGCTATTTACCGATTTAGTGCTGCTGCCCTGCTATCGCTGGAACCGCTGCGTTCTGGTGCCTAAGGGGCACCCACTGGCGACTCATCAGGGCCCGTTGACCCTTGAGGCACTTGGTGAGCATCCCTTGGTTACCTACGTATTCGGGTTTACCGGTCGCTCGCAGTTAGACGATGCTTTTAAAGCGAAAGGGTTAACGCCCAATGTGGTGCTAACCGCCGCAGATGCCGACGTGATCAAGACCTACGTGCGGCTGGGCATGGGCGTGGGAATTGTGGCCCATATGGCCGTGGACGAGGCGCTTGATGAGGATTTGGTGGCACTGGATGCGAGCCATCTATTTGCCAGCTCCACGACCAAAATTGGTATCCGCCGTGGCACCTTTATGCGCGGCTACATGTATGACTTTTTGGAGCGCTTTGCGCCTCACTTAACCCGTGACCGGGTTGATGAGGCACTGACGGCAGGCCCGCGCCATGAGCAGTCGCTGTTTGACGACCTGAACCTGCCAGAGTATTAA
- a CDS encoding AI-2E family transporter: MSKLSDEDYRSIPLNATLALAALVVIIAGMKAGADLLVPLLLAIFIAVVCTSPVQWLHRCGLSMRMSAFLTLMVLLAFISLIGLLVVNSFSTFVTALPEIESRLYEQYWNLLNALSSRGLAINPDQINSLFEMDDEGSWMPEVLSQLGNLFMQSIIVGLLVIFMLFETLNVRDKISRALENPAPSLKRFSEFSLTLKRYLAVKTVISLATGALVWLSCMVVGVDFPLLWGVLAFALNFIPNIGSAIAAIPPVLLLLVSQDGGAFQALLLASAYLVINFVLGNLIEPRVMGQALGLSTFVAFLSLVVWGWIFGAAGMLLSVVLTMTLKIALDSHPQTRWIARLLGPGKRRVKDTRAGDASLPPWKRKN, encoded by the coding sequence TATTGCAGGAATGAAAGCCGGTGCAGATTTATTAGTGCCGCTGCTGCTCGCGATATTTATCGCAGTAGTATGTACTTCACCGGTGCAGTGGCTGCATCGCTGTGGTTTGAGCATGCGAATGTCGGCATTTCTGACATTGATGGTGTTGCTGGCGTTTATATCACTGATTGGCCTGCTGGTGGTCAATAGCTTTAGTACCTTTGTAACGGCGTTGCCGGAGATAGAATCGCGGCTTTATGAACAGTATTGGAATTTGCTCAATGCGCTCTCTTCTCGGGGGCTAGCGATTAATCCTGATCAGATCAACTCGCTATTTGAGATGGATGATGAAGGCTCCTGGATGCCAGAGGTATTGAGCCAGCTTGGTAACCTCTTTATGCAGAGCATCATTGTCGGGTTACTGGTCATCTTTATGCTGTTTGAAACCCTCAATGTGCGCGACAAAATTTCCCGTGCCTTGGAAAATCCTGCACCTAGCTTGAAACGCTTTAGTGAGTTCAGCTTAACGCTGAAGCGCTATCTGGCTGTTAAGACGGTTATTAGCCTGGCAACGGGCGCGTTGGTTTGGCTTTCTTGCATGGTCGTTGGGGTGGATTTTCCGCTGCTATGGGGCGTGCTGGCGTTTGCCCTTAACTTTATACCCAATATCGGCTCAGCCATTGCTGCCATTCCTCCCGTGCTATTGCTCTTGGTCTCCCAGGATGGCGGCGCCTTTCAGGCACTACTGCTGGCTTCCGCTTATCTGGTGATCAACTTTGTGCTCGGCAATTTGATCGAACCGCGGGTAATGGGGCAAGCGCTGGGGCTTTCCACGTTTGTGGCGTTTTTATCGCTGGTGGTATGGGGATGGATCTTTGGTGCGGCGGGAATGCTACTTTCGGTGGTGCTGACGATGACGCTAAAGATTGCCCTCGATAGCCACCCACAAACACGCTGGATCGCACGGCTGTTAGGGCCTGGAAAGCGCCGTGTGAAAGATACTCGGGCAGGTGATGCTAGTCTGCCACCGTGGAAACGTAAAAATTAA